In Actinoplanes derwentensis, the following proteins share a genomic window:
- a CDS encoding MFS transporter, with translation METLTAGRRWAALIALSMGGFALGLTEFVAMGLLPEMARDLMPESYAASIPDALARTGWMITIYALGVVAGAPTIAVLSARVPRRRLVLTLLGLFVIGTTASALAPTFELVLTARFVAALAHGAYFGAAGILAANILGPGNHGKGVSIVIGGLTAANLIGVPLITVLGQAEGWRAAYLAVAAVFALSLIAVLVTVPPSEASPGGSPRAELQAFRSPQVWLVAAAVAVGTAGFFAMNTYVAPITTHVAGLSESTVPWVLAVMGLGMTVGIAAGGVAADRDLRRAILIGFGGLLASAVFFGLSAAHPAGLFVGAFLVGAAALFIVPALQARLISVAPGAQLMGAAVNQSSLNIANAIGAALGGAVIAAGWGYLSSVWLGVGLTITGFLLSLLSFRLDSRRQVTAPQPEPATV, from the coding sequence GTGGAGACACTGACCGCCGGCCGCCGTTGGGCGGCACTGATTGCCCTGTCGATGGGCGGGTTCGCGCTGGGCCTGACCGAGTTCGTGGCCATGGGGCTGCTGCCGGAGATGGCCCGCGACCTGATGCCCGAGTCGTACGCCGCCTCGATCCCGGACGCCCTCGCCCGCACCGGCTGGATGATCACGATCTACGCCCTCGGTGTCGTCGCCGGCGCCCCGACGATCGCGGTGCTCAGTGCCCGGGTGCCACGCCGCCGGCTCGTACTGACGCTGCTCGGTCTTTTTGTCATCGGCACCACCGCGTCCGCACTGGCGCCCACGTTCGAACTGGTCCTGACCGCCCGGTTCGTCGCCGCGCTGGCCCACGGCGCCTACTTCGGCGCGGCCGGAATCCTGGCCGCCAACATCCTCGGCCCCGGCAACCACGGCAAGGGGGTGTCGATCGTGATCGGCGGGCTGACCGCCGCGAACCTGATCGGCGTCCCGCTGATCACGGTGCTCGGGCAGGCCGAGGGCTGGCGGGCGGCCTACCTCGCGGTGGCGGCCGTCTTCGCGCTGAGCCTGATCGCGGTGCTGGTGACCGTACCGCCGAGTGAAGCCTCGCCCGGCGGCTCACCCCGCGCCGAACTGCAGGCCTTCCGTTCGCCGCAGGTCTGGCTGGTGGCCGCGGCCGTCGCCGTCGGTACCGCCGGTTTCTTCGCGATGAACACCTACGTCGCGCCGATCACCACGCACGTCGCCGGCCTGTCCGAGAGCACCGTCCCCTGGGTCCTGGCCGTGATGGGCCTGGGCATGACCGTGGGTATCGCCGCTGGTGGCGTGGCCGCCGACCGCGATCTGCGGCGCGCCATCCTGATCGGTTTCGGTGGCCTGCTGGCATCGGCGGTCTTCTTCGGCCTGTCCGCCGCCCACCCGGCCGGCCTGTTCGTCGGGGCGTTCCTGGTGGGCGCCGCCGCCCTGTTCATCGTCCCCGCGCTGCAGGCCCGTCTGATCTCGGTGGCTCCCGGCGCCCAGCTGATGGGCGCCGCGGTCAACCAGTCGTCTCTGAACATCGCCAACGCGATCGGCGCGGCCCTGGGCGGCGCGGTGATCGCCGCCGGCTGGGGTTACCTGTCCTCGGTGTGGCTGGGCGTAGGCCTGACCATCACCGGATTCCTGCTGTCCCTGCTCAGTTTCCGCCTGGACAGCCGACGCCAGGTCACGGCACCGCAACCCGAACCGGCCACCGTCTGA
- a CDS encoding lysophospholipid acyltransferase family protein, which translates to MKPRLYAFAHAALGGYLRRFWRPEVTGLENLPAGGALLAANHLSIGDQLFLGTVTPRHIAFWAKSEYFHGGGLTQRVVTGLGAIPVERGGGPAALAAFDAAIPVLRAGGLVAVFPEGTRSPDGRLYRGRTGVVRLAHQAGVPIVPVGIRGTDRLRPPGARFPRRHPVSVAFGPAITVTVTAPEDVRAQTDDLMARIQSLSTQEYVPHYAVK; encoded by the coding sequence ATGAAACCTCGGCTGTACGCCTTCGCCCACGCCGCCCTGGGCGGCTACCTACGCCGCTTCTGGCGTCCCGAAGTCACCGGCCTCGAAAACCTGCCGGCCGGCGGCGCCCTCCTCGCCGCCAACCACCTGTCCATCGGTGACCAGTTGTTCCTCGGGACGGTCACGCCACGGCACATCGCGTTCTGGGCCAAGTCCGAGTATTTCCACGGCGGCGGGCTCACCCAGCGGGTCGTCACCGGGCTGGGCGCCATCCCGGTCGAACGCGGCGGCGGGCCGGCCGCGCTCGCCGCCTTCGACGCGGCCATCCCGGTGCTGCGCGCCGGCGGCCTGGTCGCGGTCTTCCCGGAGGGCACCCGGTCGCCCGACGGGCGTCTCTACCGCGGGCGCACCGGTGTGGTCCGGCTCGCCCACCAGGCCGGGGTGCCGATCGTGCCGGTGGGCATCCGCGGCACCGACCGGCTGCGGCCACCCGGAGCCCGTTTCCCCCGGCGTCACCCGGTGAGTGTCGCGTTCGGCCCGGCCATCACGGTGACCGTCACCGCACCGGAGGACGTCCGTGCCCAGACCGACGACCTGATGGCGCGGATCCAGAGCCTGAGCACCCAGGAGTACGTCCCGCACTATGCCGTCAAATAG
- a CDS encoding LacI family DNA-binding transcriptional regulator, producing MRSGDKRTTLADVAAEAGVSVALVSIVMRGAPGAGAATRERVQEVAHRLGYQPDSRARLLRSGRSRLLGVVFDVRHPFHHDLLTGLYDAAERAGYQLTLSAVTARRGERTAVGDLLQDRCEAIVLFGGELRSSELASIAARLPVVAMMRGVRRKDVDVVHNDDALGSHQAVDHLVSLGHRRITHIDGDSVHGSVERRTGYQEAMRRHGLDQHIRVIPGGAGEDDGARAAEKLLADPPTAVTVFNDLGATGLLDVLHRNGLRVPGDVSVVGYDDTSLSRLAHIDLTTIAQDVDAMATRAVQRAVERIEGTPTGLRSVIIAPRLVVRGTTGPPAG from the coding sequence ATGCGGTCAGGGGATAAGCGGACGACGCTCGCCGACGTGGCGGCTGAAGCGGGCGTGTCGGTGGCCCTGGTTTCGATCGTGATGCGCGGAGCGCCGGGCGCCGGGGCGGCCACCCGGGAGCGGGTCCAGGAGGTCGCGCACCGGCTCGGTTATCAGCCGGACAGCCGGGCCCGTCTGCTGCGCAGCGGCCGTAGCCGCCTGCTCGGGGTGGTCTTCGACGTGCGCCACCCGTTCCACCACGATCTGCTGACCGGGCTCTACGACGCGGCCGAGCGGGCCGGATATCAGCTCACGCTCAGCGCTGTCACGGCCCGGCGCGGCGAGCGTACGGCGGTCGGCGACCTGCTCCAGGACCGTTGCGAGGCGATCGTGCTCTTCGGCGGGGAACTGCGCAGTTCGGAGCTGGCATCGATCGCGGCGCGGCTGCCGGTGGTCGCGATGATGCGCGGGGTCCGCCGCAAGGATGTCGACGTGGTGCACAACGACGACGCGCTCGGTTCACACCAGGCCGTCGACCATCTGGTGTCACTGGGCCACCGGCGGATCACTCACATCGACGGCGACAGCGTGCACGGTTCCGTCGAGCGCCGGACCGGTTACCAGGAGGCGATGCGGCGGCACGGCCTGGACCAGCACATCCGGGTGATCCCAGGCGGTGCCGGGGAGGACGACGGGGCCCGGGCCGCGGAGAAACTGCTGGCCGACCCGCCGACCGCGGTGACCGTCTTCAACGACCTGGGCGCCACCGGGCTCCTCGACGTGCTGCATCGCAACGGGCTGCGGGTGCCGGGTGACGTGAGTGTGGTCGGTTACGACGACACCAGCCTGAGCCGGCTCGCGCACATCGACCTGACGACGATCGCCCAGGACGTGGACGCCATGGCGACCCGGGCGGTGCAGCGGGCCGTCGAGCGGATCGAGGGCACCCCCACCGGGCTGCGTTCGGTGATCATCGCGCCGCGACTGGTGGTGCGGGGAACCACGGGACCGCCGGCCGGGTGA
- a CDS encoding TetR/AcrR family transcriptional regulator: MGLRDRLVRVGGELLDRDGPSAVTLREIARRAGVSHGAPRRYFPTHMELLSAIARDGFGELAGRAAAALDGAPDDPYQRIALLSRTYLDFAADRPGRYDLLFRHDLLQSGHLGLRDTSLPLFRQLSELVDQARPGSTTPPDIVAGAIWASLHGIAHLWQRQSLPLATGTTDPQPLLDAVLTAHLGRPT; this comes from the coding sequence ATGGGACTGCGGGATCGGCTGGTGCGCGTCGGCGGGGAACTGCTCGACCGGGACGGGCCGTCCGCTGTCACGCTGCGGGAGATCGCCCGCCGGGCGGGTGTGTCGCACGGCGCGCCCCGGCGCTACTTCCCCACTCACATGGAGCTGCTGTCGGCCATCGCCCGCGACGGCTTCGGGGAACTCGCCGGCCGGGCCGCCGCCGCCCTCGACGGGGCGCCCGACGACCCGTACCAGCGCATCGCTCTGCTGTCCCGGACCTACCTGGACTTCGCCGCCGACCGTCCCGGCCGCTACGACCTGCTGTTCCGGCACGACCTCCTGCAAAGCGGTCACCTCGGCCTGCGTGACACCAGCCTGCCGCTGTTCCGGCAGCTCAGCGAGCTGGTCGACCAGGCCCGTCCGGGTTCCACCACTCCGCCCGACATCGTTGCCGGGGCGATCTGGGCCAGCCTGCACGGCATCGCCCACCTGTGGCAGCGGCAGAGCCTCCCGCTGGCCACCGGCACCACCGATCCGCAACCCCTCCTCGACGCCGTCCTCACCGCCCACCTCGGAAGGCCCACATGA